A region of Butyricicoccus intestinisimiae DNA encodes the following proteins:
- a CDS encoding DUF5662 family protein: MKSIEKELSVRVKADRRPKWLRHLCTVHHHRALVRKYCFKLGLYRQGLMHDLSKYSPTEFFVGAKYYQGYRSPNTAERLDRGYSTAWLHHKGRNKHHLEYWIDYSLKKDGYPLTGMEMPVKYVAEMLCDRIAACRVYQGDAYTDASAWQYYENGLRVNTMIMHPKTRELLETMLHMLAEKGEEETFAYIRREVLGKKA; encoded by the coding sequence ATGAAATCAATAGAAAAAGAATTATCGGTACGAGTAAAAGCAGACCGGCGGCCGAAGTGGCTGCGGCACTTGTGCACGGTGCATCATCACAGGGCGCTGGTGCGAAAGTATTGCTTTAAGCTGGGGCTGTATCGCCAAGGTCTCATGCATGATTTGTCAAAATACAGCCCGACGGAGTTTTTTGTCGGTGCGAAGTACTATCAGGGCTATCGCAGTCCGAACACAGCCGAACGGCTTGATCGCGGCTATAGCACAGCTTGGCTGCATCACAAGGGCAGAAACAAGCACCATTTGGAGTATTGGATTGACTATTCGCTGAAAAAAGACGGGTATCCGCTCACGGGTATGGAAATGCCGGTAAAATACGTCGCGGAGATGCTGTGCGACCGCATTGCCGCCTGCCGTGTCTATCAGGGGGATGCCTATACCGATGCTTCGGCATGGCAGTACTACGAAAACGGCCTGCGCGTCAACACCATGATTATGCATCCGAAAACCCGAGAGCTGCTGGAAACCATGCTGCACATGCTCGCCGAAAAGGGCGAGGAGGAGACTTTTGCCTATATCCGGCGGGAGGTATTGGGCAAAAAGGCGTAG
- a CDS encoding glycoside hydrolase family 3 N-terminal domain-containing protein: MKKRYLLLIPVVACIVLSAAAIGYIQFHPDRAPAGAEFLVRTSNDAEQQTKEPEKEAEAQPLTASQKRANELLDAMTLEQKLYQMMFVTPEALTQTKQVVRAGTATQEAIEKRPVGGVLYTRQSLQGKAQIKDMLSNTQSYAEASKSGVPVFLGVQEQGGSNAPVAQALRTKSILNAAESTDEQTAYALGQTIAQELSGVGFTVNLAPAVGDDADIASGEIKGLQKNHVLSAVSAFPGEDEENLSAFEACIKQKPAFMIVTNAQNKTYDTVPCSVSSKVMTDLLRKKLNYTGIIMTDALQDTALTEQYAEGEAAVLAVQAGADMLLEPSDVDAVYRALFQAVSDGKLTEQRIDDSVQRILTAKIDGGLIA, encoded by the coding sequence ATGAAGAAGCGATATTTGCTGCTGATCCCAGTTGTGGCGTGCATTGTACTGAGCGCGGCAGCCATCGGATATATTCAGTTTCATCCGGATCGGGCACCGGCAGGTGCAGAATTTCTGGTGCGCACATCCAATGACGCAGAGCAACAGACGAAAGAGCCGGAGAAAGAGGCGGAAGCACAGCCGCTCACGGCATCGCAAAAGCGTGCCAACGAGCTGCTGGACGCGATGACCTTGGAGCAAAAGCTGTATCAGATGATGTTCGTGACGCCGGAGGCGCTGACGCAGACCAAGCAGGTCGTTCGTGCCGGCACGGCAACACAGGAAGCGATAGAAAAGCGTCCGGTTGGCGGTGTGCTGTACACAAGACAGAGCTTGCAGGGAAAAGCGCAAATCAAGGATATGCTGAGCAATACCCAGAGCTATGCCGAGGCATCTAAGAGCGGTGTTCCGGTGTTCTTGGGCGTACAGGAGCAGGGCGGCAGCAATGCGCCGGTTGCACAGGCGCTGCGGACGAAAAGCATTTTGAACGCTGCGGAGAGCACGGACGAACAGACGGCGTATGCACTGGGACAGACCATTGCGCAGGAGCTGAGCGGTGTCGGATTTACCGTAAATTTGGCGCCGGCAGTCGGAGACGATGCAGATATAGCGTCCGGCGAAATCAAGGGCTTGCAGAAAAATCACGTGCTGTCTGCGGTTTCCGCCTTTCCGGGGGAGGATGAGGAAAATCTTTCCGCCTTTGAGGCGTGCATCAAGCAGAAACCGGCATTTATGATTGTCACCAACGCGCAGAACAAGACGTATGATACCGTGCCGTGCTCGGTGTCATCCAAGGTGATGACGGATCTGCTGCGCAAAAAGCTGAACTACACCGGCATTATCATGACGGACGCCTTGCAGGATACAGCCTTGACCGAGCAGTACGCAGAGGGCGAAGCGGCGGTTCTCGCCGTGCAGGCGGGCGCGGATATGCTGCTGGAGCCGTCTGATGTGGATGCGGTTTATCGCGCCCTGTTTCAGGCAGTATCCGACGGAAAATTGACGGAACAGCGCATTGATGACAGCGTGCAGCGCATTCTGACCGCCAAAATTGACGGCGGCCTGATCGCCTGA